Genomic DNA from Candidatus Koribacter versatilis Ellin345:
TCAACGACTACTTCAGCAGCTCGATCAACACATCAGTGTCGGTTGCGTCGGGCTCGCATTACGTCGAAGTGGTGGAAGTGGATTCGACGAGCGCGTACCTGAAGTCGGGTGTGATTAATATCACGATCAACTGAGAACAAGTGCTTGGACGCCGGCCGCGCTAAAGGCGGCCGGCGTCCAAAACTTTCTGTTTTCTCGTGAAAGGACGTTGCTATGATCGCGCGATGGATAAATCGCTCACAGTTACTGTGATCGGCGAAGAGGGCGAATCGCCGATTGTCCTGCACCTCCGCGGGCCGGTCCTGATCTCCAACCTCTTCGACTTCCAGGCACACGTGCGAGAGGTGAAGGCGAAGGACCTTGTCATCGACATGACCGAGGTCCCGTATATCGACTCGGCAGGCGTCGGCGTCTTGGTCGGCGCGTATGTGCATCGTCAGAAGGAGAGCCGCAACCTCGTTCTGGTCGGTGTCCAGGATCGGGTGCGGAGCGTCCTGCAAGTCACACAGGTAGAACGCTTTTTCACGTTTGCCAACAAAACCGCGTCGTAACCTCGGGACGAGCGCATTACAGCAGCTGCTCTCGCATGCGAAACTAGATAGATGCTCGCAAAAGTAAATGTTGCCTCGAAGCTTTCGCTGTTTAACGAGCACTACAGTCCGAAGATTATTGGCGAGGTCAACGACCTCTACGTCAAGGTCGCGAAGCTGCAAGGCGAGTTCACGTGGCACCACCATGAGAACGAAGACGAGCTCTTCTACGTGGTGAAAGGCGCGC
This window encodes:
- a CDS encoding STAS domain-containing protein produces the protein MDKSLTVTVIGEEGESPIVLHLRGPVLISNLFDFQAHVREVKAKDLVIDMTEVPYIDSAGVGVLVGAYVHRQKESRNLVLVGVQDRVRSVLQVTQVERFFTFANKTAS